Proteins co-encoded in one Amaranthus tricolor cultivar Red isolate AtriRed21 chromosome 7, ASM2621246v1, whole genome shotgun sequence genomic window:
- the LOC130817342 gene encoding serine acetyltransferase 5-like isoform X1, which produces MLATSWSVPYCYINRIHRRRSLSALHHQFCNKHTLRCHCTNQENCNLGFPTYLSTMPGGELGVPPSVVQNTAESDENEEFWVWGQIKAEARRDADSEPALASYLYSTILSHSSLERSLFFHLGNKLCSSTLLSTLLYDLFLNVFSSDSSLRAAVVADLRAARVRDPACVSFSHCLLNYKGFLVCQAHRVAHKLWNQDRQPLALALNSRISDVLSVAYKYPTTLTHYN; this is translated from the exons ATGTTGGCGACTTCATGGTCTGTTCCATATTGCTACATCAATAGAATTCATCGGCGGCGAAGTTTGAGTGCGCTTCATCATCAGTTTTGCAACAAACATACATTAAGGTGTCACTGCACCAATCAG GAAAATTGTAATTTAGGTTTTCCTACCTATCTTTCTACTATGCCGGGAGGGGAGCTTGGTGTGCCACCATCAGTTGTTCAGAACACAGCAGAATCCGATGAAAACGAGGAGTTCTGGGTGTGGGGCCAAATTAAGGCTGAAGCACGTCGTGATGCTGATTCGGAACCCGCACTTGCCTCTTATCTCTACTCAACAATCCTTTCTCATTCCTCTCTCGAACGATCACTCTTCTTTCATCTTGGCAACAAACTCTGCTCCTCCACTCTGTTGTCGACCCTTCTATACGACCTCTTTCTTAATGTCTTTTCATCTGATTCTTCTCTGCGTGCTGCTGTTGTTGCCGATTTACGCGCTGCAAGAGTCCGTGACCCTGCTTGTGTCTCCTTTTCTCACTGCCTCCTCAACTACAAGGGCTTCTTAGTTTGTCAGGCTCATCGTGTGGCACACAAGCTTTGGAATCAAGACAGACagccccttgcacttgccctcaACTCTCGAATATCCGATGTTCTCTCTGTTGCTTATAAATACCCCACTACTTTAACCCACTATAACTAA
- the LOC130817342 gene encoding T-complex protein 1 subunit eta-like isoform X3, with product MAAMMQPQIILLKEGTDSSQGKAQLISSINACTGIADVVRTTLGPRGMDKLIHDDKGNTTLSNDGATIMKLLDIIHPAAKILVDIARSQDSEGSGTLYLASDSHGKYPGQPKKFPIYANSTCAIPVNDVHQILNTDSNGDLQILCILSRPPVKLFIYEDWLMPHTAAQLKFPIFWDEQCFDSPVKDEL from the exons ATGGCGGCCATGATGCAGCCACAGATCATCCTTCTTAAAGAAGGAACAGATTCATCTCAAGGTAAGGCTCAGTTAATCAGTAGCATTAATGCCTGTACTGGTATTGCCGATGTCGTTCGCACCACTTTAGGGCCTCGAGGTATGGATAAACTCATCCATGACGATAAAGGTAATACTACCCTTTCTAATGATGGTGCTACTATTATGAAGCTCCTTGATATTATTCATCCTGCTGCAAAGATCCTTGTTGATATCGCTCGCTCCCAAGATTCtgag GGCAGTGGTACACTTTATCTTGCGTCAGACTCACATGGAAAATATCCTGGCCAACCTAAAAAATTTCCCATCTATGCAAACAGCACGTGTGCTATTCCTGTCAATGATGTTCACCAG ATCTTGAACACTGATAGCAATGGCGATCTGCAAATACTGTGTATTTTATCACGTCCTCCTGTCAAATT GTTCATCTATGAAGACTGGCTTATGCCTCATACTGCAGCCCAACTGAAGTTTCCAATCTTTTGGGATGAACAATGTTTTGACTCTCCTGTTAAAGATGAGCTCTAA
- the LOC130817756 gene encoding auxin-binding protein T92-like: protein MRQLLMIVLFTWLYLADSFLASDCSIKGFPLVRNISELPQSNYGIEGLSHTTLVGSVLHGMKEIEVWLQTFSPGSTIPIHRHSCEEVFVVLKGSGTLYLASDSHGKYPGQPKKFPIYANSTCAIPVNDVHQILNTDSNGDLQILCILSRPPVKLFIYEDWLMPHTAAQLKFPIFWDEQCFDSPVKDEL from the exons ATGCGGCAATTATTGATGATAGTGCTTTTCACTTGGCTTTATCTTGCAGATTCCTTCCTTGCTTCTGACTGCTCCATTAAAG GGTTTCCACTTGTTCGGAATATAAGTGAGCTTCCACAAAGTAACTATGGTATAGAAGGCCTCTCACACACTACCCTTGTTGGGTCTGTCCTCCATGGAATGAAAGAG ATTGAGGTGTGGCTTCAAACATTTTCTCCTGGATCAACGATACCGATTCACAGACACTCAtgtgaagaagtttttgttgtcTTGAAGGGCAGTGGTACACTTTATCTTGCGTCAGACTCACATGGAAAATATCCTGGCCAACCTAAAAAATTTCCCATCTATGCAAACAGCACGTGTGCTATTCCTGTCAATGATGTTCACCAG ATCTTGAACACTGATAGCAATGGCGATCTGCAAATACTGTGTATTTTATCACGTCCTCCTGTCAAATT GTTCATCTATGAAGACTGGCTTATGCCTCATACTGCAGCCCAACTGAAGTTTCCAATCTTTTGGGATGAACAATGTTTTGACTCTCCTGTTAAAGATGAGCTCTAA
- the LOC130818668 gene encoding uncharacterized protein LOC130818668, with protein sequence MSQHFSMSQGDGAFPSFDCSYTSNASDDENEPEVEEGEGNEKRISASLARDSLQHFVEVIVSYFSDEYLRKPNEEDLVRLLRIGERRGFPGMLGSIDCMHWRWKNCLLRLKGMFSGRPGKPTLILEAVASYDLWIWHAFFGTPGSRNDINVLDRSPLFNDVFEGCAPSINYVVNGRTYNMGYYLTDGIYPTWAAFIPTISLPQNEKEGLFAKVQEAKRKDVERAFGVLQARFAIIRNPALARDASMLGKIMIVCIIMHNMIVEDERDTYKTYYDPNEYDQATNASSSNENIEEPFQFQNSNNRIACLETYMSNRARVRDEAMHKALKKDLVEHKWLKFGVQSRGNNMH encoded by the coding sequence ATGTCTCAACATTTTTCTATGTCACAAGGTGATGGTGCATTTCCGAGTTTCGATTGTTCATACACATCGAATGCATCAGATGACGAAAATGAACCAGAAGTTGAAGAAGGCGAAGGTAATGAAAAACGGATTAGTGCATCTCTTGCAAGAGATTCACTTCAGCATTTTGTGGAAGTAATAGTCTCTTACTTTAGTGATGAATACCTTCGAAAGCCTAATGAAGAAGATCTAGTAAGACTACTAAGGATTGGTGAACGTCGTGGATTTCCTGGCATGTTAGGTTCTATTGATTGTATGCATTGGAGGTGGAAAAACTGTCTACTTCGATTAAAAGGTATGTTTTCTGGAAGACCAGGTAAACCCACATTAATCTTGGAAGCTGTGGCATCATATGATCTTTGGATCTGGCATGCCTTTTTTGGGACACCAGGTAGTCGTAATGATATTAATGTTCTTGATAGATCCCCATTGTTTAATGATGTTTTTGAAGGTTGTGCACCCTCTATTAACTATGTTGTGAATGGTCGCACATACAATATGGGATATTATCTCACTGATGGTATATATCCTACATGGGCGGCATTCATTCCTACAATATCACTAccacaaaatgaaaaagaaggtcTATTTGCCAAAGTACAAGAAGCTAAACGAAAGGATGTTGAGCGTGCTTTTGGAGTATTACAAGCTCGTTTTGCAATAATACGGAATCCAGCGCTAGCTCGTGACGCATCAATGTTAGGAAAAATAATGATAGTGTGTATTATTATGCACAATATGATTGTTGAGGATGAAAGAGATACATATAAAACGTATTACGATCCAAATGAATATGATCAAGCTACAAATGCGTCTTCAAGTAATGAAAATATTGAAGAACCTTTTCAGTTCCAAAATAGCAACAACCGAATTGCATGTTTGGAAACTTACATGTCTAATAGAGCACGTGTTCGTGATGAAGCTATGCATAAAGCATTGAAGAAAGACTTAGTTGAACATAAGTGGCTCAAATTCGGTGTTCAAAGTAGGGGCAACAATATGCATTAA
- the LOC130817342 gene encoding auxin-binding protein T85-like isoform X2 translates to MAAMMQPQIILLKEGTDSSQGKAQLISSINACTGIADVVRTTLGPRGMDKLIHDDKGNTTLSNDGATIMKLLDIIHPAAKILVDIARSQDSEIEVWLQTFSPGSTIPIHRHSCEEVFVVLKGSGTLYLASDSHGKYPGQPKKFPIYANSTCAIPVNDVHQILNTDSNGDLQILCILSRPPVKLFIYEDWLMPHTAAQLKFPIFWDEQCFDSPVKDEL, encoded by the exons ATGGCGGCCATGATGCAGCCACAGATCATCCTTCTTAAAGAAGGAACAGATTCATCTCAAGGTAAGGCTCAGTTAATCAGTAGCATTAATGCCTGTACTGGTATTGCCGATGTCGTTCGCACCACTTTAGGGCCTCGAGGTATGGATAAACTCATCCATGACGATAAAGGTAATACTACCCTTTCTAATGATGGTGCTACTATTATGAAGCTCCTTGATATTATTCATCCTGCTGCAAAGATCCTTGTTGATATCGCTCGCTCCCAAGATTCtgag ATTGAGGTGTGGCTTCAAACATTTTCTCCTGGATCAACGATACCGATTCACAGACACTCAtgtgaagaagtttttgttgtcTTGAAGGGCAGTGGTACACTTTATCTTGCGTCAGACTCACATGGAAAATATCCTGGCCAACCTAAAAAATTTCCCATCTATGCAAACAGCACGTGTGCTATTCCTGTCAATGATGTTCACCAG ATCTTGAACACTGATAGCAATGGCGATCTGCAAATACTGTGTATTTTATCACGTCCTCCTGTCAAATT GTTCATCTATGAAGACTGGCTTATGCCTCATACTGCAGCCCAACTGAAGTTTCCAATCTTTTGGGATGAACAATGTTTTGACTCTCCTGTTAAAGATGAGCTCTAA